The genomic window TTTTTCATAACCTTTACAGGCCTTGTTTGAATTAATATTTAATAGCTAGTTGATCATATAACGGTGCCTGGGAAGTTTGTATTTTGCTTACTGAGTTTTAGGCATATTTATTATTTTTAGTATCTAAAAAAAACTCATCTTTAGCTTTATCATTATTACGGTGATCTCAAATATTTCTTTTATTAGATAATAATTGCCTCTTTTCCACTTTTTTGGCTTGAGCGTACCCTCTACATCTTCTAATATACATCTATGGATGGGAATATTATTTCTCTTGCAATAGTCGTTCATTACTAGTTCTAACCCCCATTTCTCTATCAATGGATTTTCTTTGATTTTCATAAAATGTGAGTAGGGTAAAGCCCGCTCTCCAGATAGAGACAAATTTCTATATAAAGAAGTACCAACCTTACCATAAAGTTGAGTTATACCAATGGACATTATGTTTTTATCATAATTAAATGGCTCTAATATTTGTCTTATGTGTTCTTCTTTGAAATTATTCAAATCTCCATCACAAAAAAAAATGATCTCTGTTTTTAGATCTTTTGTTGCTATTTTAACAGCGCCTCCTTTTCCTACATTCTCTTTTAGAGAAATAACTTTCAGTTTTTTTGATGTTTCTCGTTTAAAAATTCTGACTTTTTCTAGACTATTATCGGTAGAGCCATCATCAACAACCACAATCTCCTCTATCAACTCTGAATTATTCAAAGTAGACAAAACATTCT from Deltaproteobacteria bacterium includes these protein-coding regions:
- a CDS encoding glycosyltransferase; protein product: MKTTALVPVFNEEKTIKNVLSTLNNSELIEEIVVVDDGSTDNSLEKVRIFKRETSKKLKVISLKENVGKGGAVKIATKDLKTEIIFFCDGDLNNFKEEHIRQILEPFNYDKNIMSIGITQLYGKVGTSLYRNLSLSGERALPYSHFMKIKENPLIEKWGLELVMNDYCKRNNIPIHRCILEDVEGTLKPKKWKRGNYYLIKEIFEITVIMIKLKMSFF